Proteins from one Deinococcus fonticola genomic window:
- a CDS encoding cytochrome P450, translating into MTSSAPKVPGTPGCPFHAGAAPTASLTRRPAADDALEPVPTFNGVRDILKDPELKQAGFLAGLVQQSAGQQGHAPVLYLQGDEHTEMRRATAKYFTPTAVNAYQPMIARLADDLIGELVRKGEVNLDDLSLKLAVTVAAQVIGLNASRLPGMEKRIEAFVTGDVDGAPGAAMKSSPLRQARMGTNVALFFTLDVKPAIEARRKSAQDDLISYLLEREYSDQDILTECITYATAGMITTREFITLAAYQMLRHPELRAEYLHSTEKERHAILHEILRLDPVVGTLYRRAEQDVEVAGQHYPSGTTFALNVQTANADPGIVGEDAEQLCPHRPLPRGVQAQGLSFGDGPHRCPGAFLAIKESDVFLRRLLIWRDLEILRHPDIGYNELVKGYELRRLRVRLGQAGAGRA; encoded by the coding sequence ATGACCAGTTCAGCCCCGAAAGTGCCGGGCACGCCCGGTTGCCCCTTTCACGCCGGCGCGGCGCCCACCGCTTCCCTCACCCGCCGCCCCGCCGCCGATGACGCGCTTGAGCCCGTGCCGACCTTCAATGGCGTCCGCGACATCCTGAAAGACCCTGAACTGAAACAGGCCGGTTTTCTGGCGGGGCTGGTTCAGCAGAGCGCCGGGCAGCAGGGGCACGCCCCGGTGCTGTACCTCCAGGGCGACGAGCACACCGAGATGCGCCGCGCCACTGCCAAATACTTCACGCCCACCGCCGTGAACGCTTACCAGCCCATGATCGCTCGCCTGGCCGACGACCTGATCGGTGAACTCGTCCGCAAGGGGGAAGTCAACCTCGACGACCTGAGCCTGAAACTGGCCGTCACGGTCGCCGCCCAGGTGATCGGGTTAAACGCGAGCCGGCTGCCGGGCATGGAAAAACGCATCGAGGCGTTCGTGACGGGAGATGTCGACGGTGCCCCTGGCGCGGCCATGAAATCCTCGCCTCTGCGCCAGGCGCGCATGGGCACGAACGTGGCGCTGTTCTTCACGCTGGATGTCAAACCGGCCATCGAGGCGCGGCGCAAATCAGCGCAGGACGACCTGATCAGCTACCTGCTGGAACGCGAGTACAGTGACCAGGACATCCTCACGGAATGCATCACCTACGCCACGGCGGGCATGATCACCACCCGCGAATTCATCACGCTGGCCGCCTACCAGATGCTGCGGCACCCCGAGCTGCGCGCCGAGTACCTGCACAGCACCGAGAAGGAGCGCCACGCCATCCTGCATGAGATCCTGCGCCTCGACCCGGTGGTCGGCACGCTGTACCGCCGCGCCGAACAGGACGTGGAAGTGGCGGGCCAGCATTACCCCAGCGGCACCACTTTCGCCCTGAACGTCCAGACCGCCAACGCCGACCCCGGCATCGTGGGCGAGGACGCCGAGCAGCTGTGCCCCCACCGCCCCCTGCCGCGGGGTGTGCAGGCCCAGGGGCTGTCTTTCGGCGACGGCCCACACCGCTGCCCCGGCGCTTTTCTGGCCATCAAGGAAAGCGACGTGTTCCTGCGGCGACTGCTGATCTGGCGCGACCTGGAGATCTTGCGCCACCCCGACATCGGGTACAACGAACTGGTGAAGGGCTACGAACTGCGCCGCTTGCGTGTGCGTCTGGGGCAGGCAGGAGCGGGTCGAGCCTGA
- a CDS encoding aminoglycoside adenylyltransferase domain-containing protein: MHRHTEAAMLPARHLPFPNSAGQQLGLLVSELRHLLGQQLIGIYLHGSLALGSFNPARSDLDVLVIVGSSLSTASKAALGRLLLRLSQQPYPLELSVLNAESLTPWTHPAPFEFHYSEDWRTAVTEVLKTGVWTLWPAGATDHDLAGHVTVTRARGIALWGPAAQEVLPPIPPGDHLASVVSDVREALARITDMPEYAILNACRTLAYLSNGQVLSKREGGEWALGEVPEDIVPMVQQALAAYRGTGTVNWEPGGLQTFAQWVSERLSAR; encoded by the coding sequence ATGCACCGCCATACTGAAGCGGCGATGTTACCAGCCAGGCATCTTCCCTTTCCCAATTCAGCAGGCCAGCAGCTCGGTCTCCTGGTTTCCGAGCTGCGCCATCTGCTCGGTCAGCAGTTGATCGGGATTTATCTGCACGGTTCGCTGGCCCTGGGCAGTTTCAACCCCGCCCGCAGCGATCTGGACGTGCTCGTCATCGTCGGCTCGTCCCTCTCCACGGCCTCCAAAGCGGCGCTTGGTCGCCTGCTGTTGCGGCTGTCTCAACAGCCTTATCCATTGGAATTGAGCGTCCTGAATGCCGAGTCCCTCACTCCCTGGACGCATCCAGCCCCCTTCGAGTTTCATTACAGTGAAGACTGGCGCACAGCCGTGACGGAGGTTCTGAAGACAGGCGTCTGGACACTCTGGCCTGCTGGAGCCACCGATCATGATCTGGCAGGTCATGTCACCGTGACCAGGGCAAGAGGGATCGCCCTCTGGGGGCCAGCCGCGCAAGAGGTGTTGCCGCCGATTCCACCCGGTGATCATCTGGCTTCGGTCGTGTCGGATGTTCGTGAGGCCCTGGCCAGGATCACTGATATGCCCGAGTACGCCATCCTCAATGCCTGCCGTACCCTGGCCTATCTGAGCAATGGACAGGTTCTTTCAAAAAGGGAGGGCGGGGAGTGGGCCTTGGGCGAAGTGCCGGAGGACATCGTTCCCATGGTGCAGCAGGCGCTGGCAGCCTACCGGGGAACGGGGACGGTGAACTGGGAACCTGGAGGACTGCAAACCTTCGCTCAGTGGGTGAGTGAGCGACTGTCAGCCAGATGA